From Abditibacteriota bacterium, one genomic window encodes:
- a CDS encoding 3-ketoacyl-ACP reductase gives MKNAVVTGVAGGIGFATVRKLLENGYRVTGMDIAPAMPSEPGEGFVYVRGDLSRTEDRARLIDCALNTHGQIDALINVAGVAPKVRADLLTMTEESYDFVMNINTRGTLFLTQLAARHMITNPGERKGAIVNISSMSAYTTSVNRGEYCISKAGVSMITALFADRLAEYGIMVNEIRPGIIATGMTSTVKEKYDRLIEGGILPIKRWGQPEDIAAAVLTLIDGSLPYVTGQSIDVDGGFHIQRL, from the coding sequence ATGAAAAACGCTGTAGTGACCGGAGTGGCCGGCGGCATAGGCTTTGCCACCGTGCGCAAGCTGCTGGAAAACGGATACCGTGTGACGGGCATGGACATAGCGCCCGCCATGCCCTCGGAGCCCGGAGAGGGCTTTGTGTACGTCAGGGGCGACCTGTCCCGGACCGAAGACAGGGCCCGTCTCATAGACTGCGCCCTGAATACCCACGGGCAGATAGACGCCCTGATCAACGTGGCGGGAGTGGCCCCCAAGGTGCGGGCGGACCTGCTCACCATGACCGAGGAAAGCTATGATTTCGTCATGAACATCAACACCAGGGGCACCCTGTTCCTCACCCAGCTGGCAGCCCGGCATATGATCACCAATCCCGGCGAGCGCAAGGGAGCCATAGTCAACATATCCTCCATGTCCGCCTACACCACTTCGGTGAACAGAGGGGAATACTGCATCTCCAAGGCGGGGGTCAGCATGATCACGGCCCTTTTTGCCGACCGTCTGGCGGAATACGGCATCATGGTCAACGAGATACGCCCCGGCATCATAGCCACGGGCATGACCAGCACCGTGAAGGAAAAATACGACCGGCTCATAGAGGGTGGCATCCTGCCCATCAAGCGCTGGGGACAGCCGGAGGACATAGCCGCGGCTGTGCTGACCCTCATAGACGGCTCTCTCCCCTACGTGACCGGCCAGTCCATAGACGTGGACGGCGGCTTCCATATCCAGAGACTGTAG
- a CDS encoding FAD-binding protein, giving the protein MNTEYYDALIIGTGAAGYNAACRLAREGTRSFAVITEDVMCGTSRNTGSDKQTYYKLGLAGDSPDSIRKLAENLFAGGCVDGDTALCEAALSVRCFFNLTELGVPFPYSRYGEFVGYKTDHDPYARATSAGPLTSKYMTEALERQAAGLGVRVLDRLLCVEIIKTEGRVSGVIVLNRDTGALRAIGCQSLILATGGPAGIYAHSVYPACHTGSTGLAIDAGASLQNLTEWQYGLASTAPRWNVSGTYMQALPRFVSIDEEGRETEFLAEYFQDPYEALSMVFLKGYQWPFDSKKVLSGSSVIDLLVYRETAMRGRKVYLDYTRNPFGLEEIDYGKLADEAAEYLRNAGACFGKPIDRLAHMNTPAIELYRSKGVDIAREYLEIALCAQHNNGGIAVDKWWQTDVPGLFAAGECAGTHGITRPGGSALNAGQAGSLRAAQYVAAQPKQDRDAAAFEEAAEAALRRHEAFCARVLSNPDNAAEFIDRARLTMSACGGAIRSPRAMKQALLDAEASLSQLENTAGVAGPDSLFLVYKLRDLLTVQTAMLTACLDYADTLKATRGSALYCSREGSLREGLDEQFRFVPETVPSGGMVQQIRKEGSSYSVTWRPVRPLPEEDIFFENVWRRYQKDKNVY; this is encoded by the coding sequence ATGAACACCGAATATTACGACGCTCTCATCATAGGCACCGGAGCGGCAGGCTACAACGCCGCCTGCCGTCTTGCCCGGGAGGGGACCAGGTCCTTTGCCGTCATCACCGAGGACGTGATGTGCGGCACCAGCCGCAACACAGGCAGCGACAAGCAGACCTATTACAAGCTGGGGCTGGCGGGCGACTCTCCCGACAGCATACGCAAGCTGGCCGAGAACCTGTTTGCCGGCGGCTGCGTGGACGGAGACACGGCTCTCTGCGAGGCAGCCCTGTCCGTGAGATGCTTTTTCAACCTCACGGAGCTGGGAGTGCCCTTCCCCTACAGCCGCTACGGCGAATTCGTAGGCTACAAGACGGACCACGACCCCTATGCCAGAGCCACCTCCGCCGGACCTCTCACCTCCAAATATATGACCGAAGCCCTGGAGAGACAGGCCGCCGGCCTGGGCGTCAGGGTGCTGGACCGGCTCCTCTGCGTGGAGATAATCAAGACGGAGGGCAGGGTCTCCGGCGTCATAGTCCTGAACAGGGACACAGGCGCCCTCAGAGCCATCGGCTGCCAGAGCCTGATACTGGCCACCGGAGGACCTGCGGGCATATACGCCCACAGCGTGTATCCCGCCTGCCACACGGGCTCCACGGGGCTGGCCATCGACGCGGGAGCCTCGCTGCAAAACCTCACCGAATGGCAATACGGTCTGGCCTCCACGGCCCCCAGATGGAACGTGTCCGGCACCTACATGCAGGCCCTGCCCCGCTTTGTGTCCATAGACGAGGAAGGCCGGGAGACCGAGTTTCTGGCGGAGTATTTCCAGGACCCCTATGAGGCCCTGTCCATGGTATTTCTCAAGGGCTATCAGTGGCCCTTTGACAGCAAAAAGGTGCTCTCCGGCTCCTCGGTCATAGACCTGCTGGTTTACAGAGAAACGGCCATGAGAGGCAGGAAGGTGTATCTGGACTACACCCGCAACCCCTTCGGCCTCGAAGAGATAGACTATGGCAAGCTGGCGGACGAGGCGGCGGAATATCTGCGCAATGCCGGCGCCTGCTTTGGCAAGCCCATAGACAGGCTGGCCCACATGAACACCCCGGCCATAGAGCTCTACCGCTCCAAGGGAGTGGATATAGCCCGCGAATATCTGGAGATAGCCCTGTGCGCCCAGCACAACAACGGCGGCATCGCCGTGGACAAATGGTGGCAGACGGACGTGCCCGGCCTTTTTGCCGCGGGAGAGTGCGCCGGCACCCACGGCATCACCCGCCCCGGAGGCTCCGCCCTGAACGCGGGCCAGGCCGGCTCCCTGAGAGCGGCCCAGTACGTAGCCGCTCAGCCGAAGCAGGACCGGGATGCGGCGGCCTTTGAAGAGGCGGCCGAGGCCGCCCTGCGGCGCCACGAAGCCTTTTGCGCCCGGGTCCTCTCCAACCCGGACAACGCGGCGGAGTTCATAGACAGGGCCCGGCTCACCATGAGCGCCTGCGGAGGCGCCATCCGGTCCCCGAGAGCCATGAAGCAGGCCTTGCTGGACGCGGAGGCGTCCCTGTCCCAGCTGGAAAACACGGCTGGAGTCGCAGGCCCGGACAGCCTGTTCCTTGTTTACAAGCTCAGGGACCTGCTGACGGTGCAGACAGCCATGCTCACCGCCTGCCTGGACTACGCCGACACCCTGAAGGCCACCAGAGGCTCCGCCCTGTATTGCAGCAGGGAGGGCAGCCTGAGGGAAGGTCTGGACGAGCAGTTCCGCTTTGTCCCGGAGACCGTCCC